The genomic region CACCTGGGCGGCAAGCAGGTCGGCCAGCCGCAGGTAGTCGCTGTAGGTGAGCAGCCCGCCCTGCTCGCCGAACCGGGCGTCGTGAGGAGGGGTCACGTCGGTCACCCCGGTCAGGCTACGCCCGCGCTGGCGCTCCCGCCCTCGGCCGCGGGGCCGGTCCGGCCGCCGGCGACCCGGGTCGCCGGCGGCCGAGCCGGGTCAGCCCATGTGGGGGTACGTGTGGTCGGTCGGCGGGACGAAGGTCTCCTTGATCGTCCGCGGGGACGTCCAGCGGACCAGGTTGTGCCAGGAGCCCGCCTTGTCGTTGGTGCCGCTGGCCCGGGCGCCGCCGAACGGCTGCTGCCCGACCACCGCGCCGGTCGGCTTGTCGTTGATGTAAAAGTTGCCGGCCGCGTAGCGCATCTTCTCCGCCACCGCGTCGACGACCTGGCGGTCGGTCGCGAAGATCGACCCGGTCAGCGCGTACGGCGCGATCGCCTCCGCCTGGGCCACCACCTCGTCGAAGCGGGCGTCGTCGAAGACGTGCACGCCGAGGATCGGACCGAAGTACTCGGTGGTGAAGCTCTCGTGCGACGCGTCGGTGCACTCGAAGAGCGTCGGGCGCACGAACCAGCCGACCGAGTCGTCCGCCGTGCCGCCGGCCAGGATCCGGCAGGTGTCGTCACCGGAGATCAGCTCCAGCGCGGCGGTGTGCCGGGCGAACGCCTTGTCGTCGATCACCGCACCGCCGAAGTTGCGGAAGTCGGTGACGTCGCCGTAGGACAGCGAGTCGGCGGTGGCGGCGAGCCGATCCCGCAGCCCACCCTCCCAGAGCGAGCGCGGCACGTACGCCCGCGAGGCCGCCGAGCACTTCTGGCCCTGGTACTCGTAGGCGCCCCGGATCAGCGCCGTGTGCAGCGCGTCCACGTCGGCGCTGGAGTGCGCGACGACGAAGTCCTTGCCGCCGGTCTCGCCGACGAGCCGCGGGTAGCCCCGGTAGCCGGAGATGTTCTCGCCGACGGTGCGCCACAGGTGCTGGAAGACCTTCGTGGAGCCGGTGAAGTGGATGCCCGCCAGGTCCGGGTCCGCGAGGACGACGTCGGAGACCTCCTCGCCGCGACCGGTGACCATGTTGATGACACCGGGCGGGAGGCCGGCCGCCTCGAAGAGCCGCATGGTGAAGTGCGCGGCGAACTGCTGGGTCGGGCCCGGCTTCCAGACCACGGTGTTGCCCATCAGTGCCGGCGCCGACGGCAGGTTGCCGGCGATCGCGGTGAAGTTGAACGGGGTCACCGCGTAGACGAAGCCCTCGAGCGGCCGGTGGTCGAACCGGTTCCACGTGCCGGCCGACGAGAGCGGCTGCTCGGCGAGGAGCCTGCGGGCGAAGTGCACGTTGAACCGGAGGAAGTCGATCAACTCGCAGGCCGAGTCGATCTCCGCCTGCACCGCCGTCTTCGACTGACCCAGCATGGTGGCGGCATTCAAGGTGTCGCGCCACGGGCCGGCGAGCAGCTCGGCCGCCCGCAGGAAGATGGCGGCCCGCTCCTCGAACGGCAGTGCCCGCCACATCGGGGCGGCGTCCTTGGCGGCCTTGACCGCCGCGCGCGCGTCGTCGTGGGTGGCGTGGCCCGTGACACCGAGGACGTGGGCGTGCTTGTGCGGCTGCACCACATTGATCGACTCGCCGCCGGCCATCCGCTGCTCGCCGGCGATGGTCATCGAGAGGTCGATCCGCTCGGCGGCCAGCTCGGTCAGGCGCCGCTGCAGCCGCTCCCGGTCGGCACTGCCCGGCTCGTAGGTGCGTACCGGCTCGTTGCGCGGTTCGGGTACGGAGAACACGGCGTCCATCAAGGCTCCTGGCGATCTCGACAGCGGTGGCGGAACCGGACCCGCGGGCACCGACCGGGCGGTCGGACGCCGCACGCCACCCGGGATGACCGGCCACGGCGGCGGGACCTGCCGCGATTCTCCCACGCGCCGGTGAACGTCCCGCTCCCCCCGGCCAGGGCACGGCGGGGGCCGATGCGTGCCGGGTGCCGGAACCGGGGGCGGATAGGCTGGGTGGCCGGTGACCTGCCGACCCGCGAAGGGAACACGATGACCAAGCAGCCCGGCGGCTCCACGGCCGCGGAGCCGGACCAGCCCGCGGTCGGCGACAGCGCACCGACCACGCCGGGCGAGGCCGCCCCGACGGCGGACGCCGACCCGGCGACCGTCGACGGCGAGGCTGGGCGCGACGCCGGCGACGCCCCGGAAGACGACGGGACCGCGGCGCACGGCACCGCCGGAACCGTCGACGGGCCGGTGCCGGTGCCCGCCGCGGTGCTGCTCGCGCTGCTGTCGCTGGGGTGGCTGGCCGCGATGCTCTGGTCGACCCGCGAGGCGATCCACTCCGCGGCGGTCGGCGTCACCGCGATCAGTCTCTCCGCCTTCGCGCTCCCGGGGGTCATCTCGGCCGCGCTGGTCGCCGGCGCCGCCTTCGCGCTCTTCGGTGTCGACCTGCTCGCCCACCGGGTCGGCGAGCGCGCCACCCTGCGCTTCGTCGCCGCGATCGGCACCGGTGCGCTGATCGGGCTCGCCGCCGCGGTCGTGGTCAACCTCACCTACGCCGACAACTCGATCACCAACGTCATCGCCGGCACCACCGCGGCCGCGGCGATCATCGGTGGCGCGATGGCCGGCGCCCGCACCGCGCCGGTGGTCGGCGCCGTGGTTTCCGCCGCGCTGGGCGCGCTGATCTTCGTGGTCGCGTTCAGTCAGGCCCGGGACCCGCTCTTCAACCTCTTCGGGGCCGGCGAGACGCAGGAGTCGATGGTGAACGCGGCCAAGTGGGTGTCCCGCACCGAGTCCCTGCTCGCCGGGCTGCTCGCCGGGCTGCTCGCCTTCGGATACCTGACCTGGGCGCGGCGCCGGGCCGCCGCCCGCGGGACCGCGACCGCCCCGCGCTGGCCCGCGTACCTGCTGGCCGGGGCGGGGCCGGGCCTGCTCCTGCTGCTGGCCGAGGTGATCATCCGGATCGGCGGGCGCTCCCTGCTCGACCTGGCCAGCGCGCTGAGCGAGGCCGACGCGGTGGCGCAGACCAGCCTCGGCACCTCGCGGGTCGACAACGGGATCTGGGTGCTCTTC from Micromonospora sp. WMMD812 harbors:
- the pruA gene encoding L-glutamate gamma-semialdehyde dehydrogenase; this translates as MDAVFSVPEPRNEPVRTYEPGSADRERLQRRLTELAAERIDLSMTIAGEQRMAGGESINVVQPHKHAHVLGVTGHATHDDARAAVKAAKDAAPMWRALPFEERAAIFLRAAELLAGPWRDTLNAATMLGQSKTAVQAEIDSACELIDFLRFNVHFARRLLAEQPLSSAGTWNRFDHRPLEGFVYAVTPFNFTAIAGNLPSAPALMGNTVVWKPGPTQQFAAHFTMRLFEAAGLPPGVINMVTGRGEEVSDVVLADPDLAGIHFTGSTKVFQHLWRTVGENISGYRGYPRLVGETGGKDFVVAHSSADVDALHTALIRGAYEYQGQKCSAASRAYVPRSLWEGGLRDRLAATADSLSYGDVTDFRNFGGAVIDDKAFARHTAALELISGDDTCRILAGGTADDSVGWFVRPTLFECTDASHESFTTEYFGPILGVHVFDDARFDEVVAQAEAIAPYALTGSIFATDRQVVDAVAEKMRYAAGNFYINDKPTGAVVGQQPFGGARASGTNDKAGSWHNLVRWTSPRTIKETFVPPTDHTYPHMG